One segment of Papaver somniferum cultivar HN1 unplaced genomic scaffold, ASM357369v1 unplaced-scaffold_81, whole genome shotgun sequence DNA contains the following:
- the LOC113345151 gene encoding probable histone H2A.1 yields MEGTAKVGKGGRKGGDRKKAVTKSAKAGLQFPVGRITRFLKKGRYAQRLGSGAPVYLAAVLEYLAAEVLELAGNAARDNKKSRIIPRHLLLAIRNDQELGKLLSGVTIASGGVLPNINSVLLPKKKDEAASTPKSPSKSTAAKSPKK; encoded by the exons ATGGAAGGAACAGCAAAGGTTGGCAAGGGAGGAAGGAAAGGTGGTGATAGAAAGAAAGCAGTAACAAAATCAGCCAAAGCTGGACTTCAATTCCCAGTTGGAAGAATCACTCGTTTCTTAAAGAAGGGTCGTTATGCTCAAAGACTCGGTTCTGGTGCTCCCGTTTACTTGGCTGCTGTTCTTGAATATCTCGCTGCTGAg GTATTGGAATTAGCTGGAAATGCTGCCAGAGACAATAAGAAATCAAGAATCATCCCAAGACATTTGTTGTTGGCGATTAGGAATGACCAGGAATTGGGGAAATTGCTTTCTGGTGTTACTATTGCTAGTGGTGGTGTTCTTCCTAACATCAACTCAGTTTTGTTACCAAAGAAGAAGGATGAGGCTGCCAGTACTCCAAAATCTCCATCAAAATCTACTGCTGCTAAATCTCCAAAGAAGTAG